A window of Candidatus Zixiibacteriota bacterium genomic DNA:
AGGAGGACCGGGGGGTTAACTGCCGGATGATGGCCACGATTCTCAACGAAGTGTGTTTATCGATGGGTTTTCCCTCGCGCCATGTCACCTGCTTTCCGGCCGACACTACCGATCCCGACTGCCATGTCATAAACATGGTTTATTCCGATAGCCTGGGCAAATGGCTTTATATGGATCCCACTTTTGCAGGCTATTTCACTGATCGGGACGGCCGCTTGCTGAGTATTGCCGAAGTCAGGCAGATGATGATCAATGGCGATTCGCTGGTAATCAACGATGATATCAACTGGAACGGATCGCCCAAACTCAAGATTGAGTATAAAGCCTATATGGCCAAAAACCTGTTTCGGTTCTGTTGCCCGCTGGGCAGTCAGTTCGGCTATGAATCGCGGCAGGACAGCAATCGTGTCTGGATTTATCTCGACCCGGTCGACTACTATCCGGATCGGATTGGCAGGTGCGATACTCTGGGGACCGAATTTCCGAAACTGTTAAAGTATTATACTGATAATTTTAAATATTTCTGGGCATCCCCGTATTAGAATTTATGGATTCTAAAAATCAGGGGTAAATGATGACCCAATCATTCGGAAAATCGATTCGTCATAAAACGTATATCGCCGTTCCGCGCGAAAAAGTATTCGATACGATTACCACGGCTCGGGGATGGAATTCGTTTTTCACCAATGGGCTCGAAATGGATCCGGTGCCGGGCGGCAAAATAGTCTGGCGCTGGAAAAACTGGGGGCCGGATTTTAATAATCTTGAAAGCCCCGGGAAAGTAATCGATATCCGCCGGCCCGGTTTGTTTGTTTTCGAATGGGGGAGCCGTCATCCGACCACCATCACGATTAAACTCAGTTCGCAATAC
This region includes:
- a CDS encoding SRPBCC domain-containing protein, which produces MMTQSFGKSIRHKTYIAVPREKVFDTITTARGWNSFFTNGLEMDPVPGGKIVWRWKNWGPDFNNLESPGKVIDIRRPGLFVFEWGSRHPTTITIKLSSQYGGTVIDLTEDGYLDTAEDRAMILECAAGWGEALTLLKFFLEHGIIYSRPLRS